One Nostoc sp. UHCC 0302 DNA window includes the following coding sequences:
- a CDS encoding RNA methyltransferase, whose amino-acid sequence MLTSLQNSLVKQIRKLHSTKERQKQQLFLLEGTHLLEEACAVNYPIVTVCCTPEWQTAHPSLWEEACRQCDRVEIVSEEVLKAIATTVNPDGVVATAQRDDRQTQVPFTGLVLALETVQDPGNLGTMIRTAAAAGASGLWISGDSVDLDNPKVLRASAGQWFRLATAVSDDLRATVQQSQEAGMQVVATLPTANLTYWEVDWQKPSLILLGNEGAGLSADLAAMADKQVKIPLSPGVESLNVAIAAALMLYEAQRQQQLKVTPDS is encoded by the coding sequence ATGTTGACTAGTTTACAGAATTCCTTAGTAAAGCAAATCCGCAAACTACACTCTACCAAGGAGCGACAGAAGCAGCAGCTGTTTTTACTGGAAGGGACACATCTGTTAGAGGAAGCTTGCGCAGTAAATTACCCAATAGTCACAGTATGTTGTACCCCAGAATGGCAAACTGCTCATCCTTCACTGTGGGAAGAAGCTTGTAGACAATGCGATCGCGTCGAAATTGTCAGTGAGGAAGTTTTAAAGGCGATCGCCACGACAGTCAACCCGGATGGTGTAGTTGCAACAGCACAACGGGATGATCGTCAAACTCAAGTACCGTTTACTGGTTTAGTACTGGCTTTAGAAACTGTGCAAGATCCAGGGAACCTCGGTACAATGATCCGCACTGCTGCCGCAGCTGGAGCATCGGGGCTGTGGATCAGTGGAGATAGTGTAGATTTAGATAACCCAAAAGTCTTACGTGCCTCTGCTGGGCAGTGGTTTCGTTTAGCAACAGCAGTATCTGATGATTTAAGAGCCACAGTGCAGCAAAGTCAAGAAGCAGGAATGCAGGTAGTGGCAACTTTACCAACGGCAAATTTAACTTATTGGGAAGTAGATTGGCAAAAACCCAGCTTGATTTTATTGGGTAATGAAGGCGCAGGCTTGTCAGCAGATTTAGCAGCGATGGCAGACAAGCAAGTCAAAATTCCCCTGAGTCCAGGAGTAGAGTCTTTAAATGTAGCGATCGCAGCCGCTTTAATGTTGTACGAAGCCCAACGGCAACAACAGTTAAAAGTAACTCCCGACTCCTAA